A part of Numenius arquata chromosome 2, bNumArq3.hap1.1, whole genome shotgun sequence genomic DNA contains:
- the WASHC4 gene encoding WASH complex subunit 4 isoform X2 — MALETLSPDWEFDRLDDGSQKIHAEVQLKNYGKFLEEYTSQLKRIEDALDESVGDVWDFSLDPIALKLLPYEQSSLLELIKTENKVLNKVITVYAALCCEIKKLKYEAETKFYNGLLFYGEGATDSSMVEGDCQIQMGRFVSFLQELSCFVTRCYEVAVNVVHQLAVLYTSNKNAPKIIETSGVHFQAMYEHLGELLTVLITLDEIIDNHATLKDHWTMYKRLLKSVHHNPSKFGIQEDKLKPFEKLLLKLECQLLDGMIFQACIEQQFDSVNGGVSVSKNSTFAEEFAYTLRTTFANVEAKLGEPSEIDQRDKYVGICGLFVLHFQIFRTIDKKFYKSLLDVCKKVPAITLTANIIWFADNFLIQKIPAAAKLLDKKSIHTVKMQRENFLQQKAQSLTKDMQSYYVFVSSWMTKMESILSKEQRMNKFAEDLSNRCNVFIQGFLYAYGLSTIIKTTMNLYMSTQKPMTKTSVKALCRLVELLKAIEHMFYRRSMVVADSVTHITQHLQYQALHSISVAKKRVISDKKYSEQRLDVLSALVLAENTLNGPSTKQRRLIVSLALSVGTQMKTFKDEELIPLQLVLKKLDLISELTERVRAQCDCCFLYWHRAVFPIYLDDVYENAVDSARLHYMFSALRDCVPAMMHARHLESYEVLLECYDKEIMEVLNEHLLDKLCKEIEKDLRLSVHTHLKLDDRNPFRVGMKDLAHFFFLNPIRFFNRFIDIKAYVTHYLDKTFYNLTTVALHDWATYSEMRNLATQRYGLSMTEAHLPSQTLEQGLDVLEIMRNIHVFVSRYLYNLNNQIFIERTSNNKHLNTINIRHIANSIRTHGTGIMNTTVNFTYQFLRKKFYIFSQFMYDEHIKSRLIKDIRFFREVKDQNDHKYPFERADKFNRGIRKLGITPDGQSYLDQFRQLISQIGNAMGYVRMIRSGGLHCCSSAIRFVPDLEDIVNFEELVKEEGLSEETQKAARQLDSVLSDLTRNFAEGTEYFKMLVDVFAPEFRSPKNMHLRNFYIIVPPLTLNFVEHSIGCKEKLNKKNKSGAAFTDDGFAMGVAYILKLLDQYQEFDSLHWFQSVREKYVKEIRAVAKQQNVQSTNQDEKLLQTMNLTHKRLEVCLQEFELLYFSLSSARIFFRADKTAAEENQEKKEKEESVKASNGDLSNPTPADPVVK, encoded by the exons ATGGCGCTGGAGACCCTCTCCCCGGACTGGGAGTTCGACCGCCTGGACGACGGCTCGCAGA AAATTCATGCTGAAGTGCAGTTGAAGAATTACGGAAAATTTCTTGAGGAATATACATCTCAGCTGAAGAGAATTGAAGATGCTTTGGATGAATCTGTTGGAGATGTTTGGGACTTCAGTCTTGATCCCATTGCATTAAAG cttttgccGTATGAACAGTCCTCCTTACTGGAGCtcataaagacagaaaacaag GTTCTAAACAAAGTAATAACTGTGTATGCTGCCCTTTGCTGTGAAATCAAGAAGTTAAAATATGAG GCAGAAACTAAATTTTATAATGGCCTCTTGTTTTATGGAGAAGGAG CCACAGATTCCAGCATGGTGGAGGGAGATTGCCAAATACAGATGGGaagatttgtttctttcttgcag gagCTGTCTTGCTTTGTTACCCGATGTTATGAAGTGGCGGTGAATGTAGTGCATCAGTTGGCTGTTCTCTATACCAGCAACAA gAATGCGCCTAAAATTATAGAGACGTCTGGAGTTCATTTTCAG GCAATGTATGAGCATCTGGGAGAATTGCTCACAGTCTTGATCACTCTTGATGAAATAATTGACAATCATGCCACTCTGAAAGATCACTGGACCATGTATAAGAG GCTACTAAAATCTGTCCATCACAACCCTTCTAAGTTTGGGATTCAAGAAGATAAACTGAAGCCATTTGAAAAGCTGCTGTTAAAACTGGAATGCCAGTTACTTGATGGAATGATATTTCAG GCCTGTATAGAGCAACAATTTGATTCTGTAAATGGTGGAGTGTCAGTGTCGAAGAACAGCACGTTTGCTGAAGAATTTGCTTATACTCTTCGCACAACTTTTGCAAATGTTGAAGCCAAACTTG GTGAACCTTCAGAAATTGACCAGAGAGATAAATATGTGGGCATCTGTGGCCTCTTTGTactgcattttcagatttttcgGACCATAGACAAGAAATTCTACAAGTCATTGTTGGATGTCTGTAAAAAG GTACCAGCTATCACGTTAACTGCTAACATTATCTGGTTTGCTGACAACTTTCTGATTCAGAAGATACCAGCTGCTGCCAAACTCCTGGACAAGAAAAGTATTCATACAGTTAAAATGCAAAGGGAGAACTTTCTACAGCAGAAGGCACAGTCACTTACCAA AGATATGCAGTCGTATTATGTTTTTGTGAGCTCATGGATGACAAAAATGGAATCTATCTTGTCAAAGGAGCAACGCATGAATAAGTTTGCAGAAGATCTTTCTAACCGCTGCAATGTCTTCATCCAG ggtTTTCTTTATGCATATGGTCTTAGCACCATCATCAAAACTACAATGAATCTCTACATGTCAACGCAAAAACCTATGACCAAAACCTCGGTGAAAGCTCTATGCAGACTTGTAGAACTTCTGAAG GCAATAGAACACATGTTTTACCGAAGAAGCATGGTTGTGGCAGATTCTGTGACGCACATCACTCAGCATCTGCAATATCAGGCTCTTCACTCTATTTCTGTAGCAAAG AAAAGAGTCATTTCTGATAAAAAGTACAGTGAGCAACGCCTGGATGTCCTCTCCGCCTTGGTATTGGCTGAGAACACCCTCAATGGGCCAAGTACAAAACAGAGGCGACTAATTGTTTCCCTTGCATTAAGTGTGGGAACACAAATG aaaacttttaaagatGAAGAACTCATTCCCCTTCAGCTAGTTCTGAAAAAACTAGACTTGATCAGTGAACTTACAGAGCG AGTTCGAGCACAATGTGACTGTTGTTTCTTATACTGGCATCGAGCAGTCTTTCCAATCTATTTAGATGATGTGTATGAAAATGCAGTAGATTCTGCTAGGCTGCAT tatatgTTTAGTGCACTACGGGACTGTGTGCCTGCTATGATGCATGCAAGGCACTTGGAATCTTACGAGGTTCTTCTGGAATGCTATGATAAAGAAATCATGGAAGTGCTCAATGAG CACTTGCTGGATAAATTATGTAAAGAGATAGAAAAGGACCTGCGCTTATCAGTTCATACGCATCTAAAGCTGGATGACAGAAACCCCTTCAGAGTTGGTATGAAGGATCTAGCTCACTTCTTCTTTCTGAACCCAATACGTTTTTTCAATCGATTCATTGACATAAAAG CTTATGTAACTCACTATTTGGACAAGACCTTCTATAACTTAACGACTGTGGCTCTTCATGACTGGGCTACCTACAGTGAAATGAGAAACCTAGCGACTCAGCGCTATGGTTTAAGTATGACTGAAGCACATCTTCCCAGCCAGACTCTGGAACAG GGCCTGGATGTTTTGGAAATCATGAGAAATATTCATGTTTTTGTATCCCGCTACCTCTACAATCTGAATAATCAG ATCTTCATTGAAAGAACAAGTAATAACAAACACTTGAACACTATCAATATCCGACACATTGCTAATTCAATTCGAACTCATGGAACAGGAATCATGAACACAACA gtAAACTTCACTTACCAATTTCTGAGGaaaaagttttatatttttagcCAGTTCATGTATGATGAACATATCAAATCTAGACTTATCAAAGACATCAGATTCTTCAGGGAAGTCAAGGATCAAAATGATCACAAG TACCCCTTTGAAAGAGCAGATAAGTTCAACCGTGGCATCAGAAAACTTGGAATAACCCCAGATGGCCAGAGCTATCTTGACCAGTTCAGACAACTCATAAGTCAAATTG gcaacgCTATGGGTTATGTACGAATGATAAGATCTGGTGGACTTCACTGCTGTAGTAGTGCAATCAG GTTTGTTCCTGATCTGGAAGATATTGTTAACTTTGAAGAACTGGTGAAAGAAGAAGGACTCtcagaagaaacacaaaaagcAGCAAG GCAGTTGGACTCTGTCCTCAGTGACCTCACGCGTAACTTTGCAGAAGGAACGGAGTATTTCAAAATGCTTGTGGATGTATTTGCTCCTGAATTCCGTAGtccaaaaaatatgcatttgCGGAACTTCTATATAATTGTTCCCCCGCTG ACCCTCAATTTTGTAGAGCATTCAATCGGTTGCAAGGAGAAGCTGAATAAGAAGAACAAAAGCGGAGCAGCTTTCACTGATGATGGGTTTGCCATGG GTGTGGCTTACATTCTGAAACTTTTGGATCAGTACCAGGAGTTTGATTCTCTGCACTGGTTCCAGTCTGTTAGAGAGAAGTATGTGAAGGAAATAAGAGCAGTAGCTAAGCAACAGAACGTGCAGTCCACTAATCAAGATGAAAAACTACTACAAACTATGAACCTTACCCACAAGCGACTGGAAGTTTGTTTACAG GAATTTGAACTCCTTTATTTTTCACTGAGCAGtgcaagaatttttttcagagcagataaaactgcagcagaagaaaaccaggaaaagaaagaaaaagaag aATCTGTTAAAGCAAGCAACGGAGATCTTTCCAACCCTACGCCTGCAGATCCTGTTGTGAAATGA
- the WASHC4 gene encoding WASH complex subunit 4 isoform X1, whose protein sequence is MALETLSPDWEFDRLDDGSQKIHAEVQLKNYGKFLEEYTSQLKRIEDALDESVGDVWDFSLDPIALKLLPYEQSSLLELIKTENKVLNKVITVYAALCCEIKKLKYEAETKFYNGLLFYGEGATDSSMVEGDCQIQMGRFVSFLQELSCFVTRCYEVAVNVVHQLAVLYTSNKNAPKIIETSGVHFQAMYEHLGELLTVLITLDEIIDNHATLKDHWTMYKRLLKSVHHNPSKFGIQEDKLKPFEKLLLKLECQLLDGMIFQACIEQQFDSVNGGVSVSKNSTFAEEFAYTLRTTFANVEAKLGEPSEIDQRDKYVGICGLFVLHFQIFRTIDKKFYKSLLDVCKKVPAITLTANIIWFADNFLIQKIPAAAKLLDKKSIHTVKMQRENFLQQKAQSLTKDMQSYYVFVSSWMTKMESILSKEQRMNKFAEDLSNRCNVFIQVGFLYAYGLSTIIKTTMNLYMSTQKPMTKTSVKALCRLVELLKAIEHMFYRRSMVVADSVTHITQHLQYQALHSISVAKKRVISDKKYSEQRLDVLSALVLAENTLNGPSTKQRRLIVSLALSVGTQMKTFKDEELIPLQLVLKKLDLISELTERVRAQCDCCFLYWHRAVFPIYLDDVYENAVDSARLHYMFSALRDCVPAMMHARHLESYEVLLECYDKEIMEVLNEHLLDKLCKEIEKDLRLSVHTHLKLDDRNPFRVGMKDLAHFFFLNPIRFFNRFIDIKAYVTHYLDKTFYNLTTVALHDWATYSEMRNLATQRYGLSMTEAHLPSQTLEQGLDVLEIMRNIHVFVSRYLYNLNNQIFIERTSNNKHLNTINIRHIANSIRTHGTGIMNTTVNFTYQFLRKKFYIFSQFMYDEHIKSRLIKDIRFFREVKDQNDHKYPFERADKFNRGIRKLGITPDGQSYLDQFRQLISQIGNAMGYVRMIRSGGLHCCSSAIRFVPDLEDIVNFEELVKEEGLSEETQKAARQLDSVLSDLTRNFAEGTEYFKMLVDVFAPEFRSPKNMHLRNFYIIVPPLTLNFVEHSIGCKEKLNKKNKSGAAFTDDGFAMGVAYILKLLDQYQEFDSLHWFQSVREKYVKEIRAVAKQQNVQSTNQDEKLLQTMNLTHKRLEVCLQEFELLYFSLSSARIFFRADKTAAEENQEKKEKEESVKASNGDLSNPTPADPVVK, encoded by the exons ATGGCGCTGGAGACCCTCTCCCCGGACTGGGAGTTCGACCGCCTGGACGACGGCTCGCAGA AAATTCATGCTGAAGTGCAGTTGAAGAATTACGGAAAATTTCTTGAGGAATATACATCTCAGCTGAAGAGAATTGAAGATGCTTTGGATGAATCTGTTGGAGATGTTTGGGACTTCAGTCTTGATCCCATTGCATTAAAG cttttgccGTATGAACAGTCCTCCTTACTGGAGCtcataaagacagaaaacaag GTTCTAAACAAAGTAATAACTGTGTATGCTGCCCTTTGCTGTGAAATCAAGAAGTTAAAATATGAG GCAGAAACTAAATTTTATAATGGCCTCTTGTTTTATGGAGAAGGAG CCACAGATTCCAGCATGGTGGAGGGAGATTGCCAAATACAGATGGGaagatttgtttctttcttgcag gagCTGTCTTGCTTTGTTACCCGATGTTATGAAGTGGCGGTGAATGTAGTGCATCAGTTGGCTGTTCTCTATACCAGCAACAA gAATGCGCCTAAAATTATAGAGACGTCTGGAGTTCATTTTCAG GCAATGTATGAGCATCTGGGAGAATTGCTCACAGTCTTGATCACTCTTGATGAAATAATTGACAATCATGCCACTCTGAAAGATCACTGGACCATGTATAAGAG GCTACTAAAATCTGTCCATCACAACCCTTCTAAGTTTGGGATTCAAGAAGATAAACTGAAGCCATTTGAAAAGCTGCTGTTAAAACTGGAATGCCAGTTACTTGATGGAATGATATTTCAG GCCTGTATAGAGCAACAATTTGATTCTGTAAATGGTGGAGTGTCAGTGTCGAAGAACAGCACGTTTGCTGAAGAATTTGCTTATACTCTTCGCACAACTTTTGCAAATGTTGAAGCCAAACTTG GTGAACCTTCAGAAATTGACCAGAGAGATAAATATGTGGGCATCTGTGGCCTCTTTGTactgcattttcagatttttcgGACCATAGACAAGAAATTCTACAAGTCATTGTTGGATGTCTGTAAAAAG GTACCAGCTATCACGTTAACTGCTAACATTATCTGGTTTGCTGACAACTTTCTGATTCAGAAGATACCAGCTGCTGCCAAACTCCTGGACAAGAAAAGTATTCATACAGTTAAAATGCAAAGGGAGAACTTTCTACAGCAGAAGGCACAGTCACTTACCAA AGATATGCAGTCGTATTATGTTTTTGTGAGCTCATGGATGACAAAAATGGAATCTATCTTGTCAAAGGAGCAACGCATGAATAAGTTTGCAGAAGATCTTTCTAACCGCTGCAATGTCTTCATCCAGGT C ggtTTTCTTTATGCATATGGTCTTAGCACCATCATCAAAACTACAATGAATCTCTACATGTCAACGCAAAAACCTATGACCAAAACCTCGGTGAAAGCTCTATGCAGACTTGTAGAACTTCTGAAG GCAATAGAACACATGTTTTACCGAAGAAGCATGGTTGTGGCAGATTCTGTGACGCACATCACTCAGCATCTGCAATATCAGGCTCTTCACTCTATTTCTGTAGCAAAG AAAAGAGTCATTTCTGATAAAAAGTACAGTGAGCAACGCCTGGATGTCCTCTCCGCCTTGGTATTGGCTGAGAACACCCTCAATGGGCCAAGTACAAAACAGAGGCGACTAATTGTTTCCCTTGCATTAAGTGTGGGAACACAAATG aaaacttttaaagatGAAGAACTCATTCCCCTTCAGCTAGTTCTGAAAAAACTAGACTTGATCAGTGAACTTACAGAGCG AGTTCGAGCACAATGTGACTGTTGTTTCTTATACTGGCATCGAGCAGTCTTTCCAATCTATTTAGATGATGTGTATGAAAATGCAGTAGATTCTGCTAGGCTGCAT tatatgTTTAGTGCACTACGGGACTGTGTGCCTGCTATGATGCATGCAAGGCACTTGGAATCTTACGAGGTTCTTCTGGAATGCTATGATAAAGAAATCATGGAAGTGCTCAATGAG CACTTGCTGGATAAATTATGTAAAGAGATAGAAAAGGACCTGCGCTTATCAGTTCATACGCATCTAAAGCTGGATGACAGAAACCCCTTCAGAGTTGGTATGAAGGATCTAGCTCACTTCTTCTTTCTGAACCCAATACGTTTTTTCAATCGATTCATTGACATAAAAG CTTATGTAACTCACTATTTGGACAAGACCTTCTATAACTTAACGACTGTGGCTCTTCATGACTGGGCTACCTACAGTGAAATGAGAAACCTAGCGACTCAGCGCTATGGTTTAAGTATGACTGAAGCACATCTTCCCAGCCAGACTCTGGAACAG GGCCTGGATGTTTTGGAAATCATGAGAAATATTCATGTTTTTGTATCCCGCTACCTCTACAATCTGAATAATCAG ATCTTCATTGAAAGAACAAGTAATAACAAACACTTGAACACTATCAATATCCGACACATTGCTAATTCAATTCGAACTCATGGAACAGGAATCATGAACACAACA gtAAACTTCACTTACCAATTTCTGAGGaaaaagttttatatttttagcCAGTTCATGTATGATGAACATATCAAATCTAGACTTATCAAAGACATCAGATTCTTCAGGGAAGTCAAGGATCAAAATGATCACAAG TACCCCTTTGAAAGAGCAGATAAGTTCAACCGTGGCATCAGAAAACTTGGAATAACCCCAGATGGCCAGAGCTATCTTGACCAGTTCAGACAACTCATAAGTCAAATTG gcaacgCTATGGGTTATGTACGAATGATAAGATCTGGTGGACTTCACTGCTGTAGTAGTGCAATCAG GTTTGTTCCTGATCTGGAAGATATTGTTAACTTTGAAGAACTGGTGAAAGAAGAAGGACTCtcagaagaaacacaaaaagcAGCAAG GCAGTTGGACTCTGTCCTCAGTGACCTCACGCGTAACTTTGCAGAAGGAACGGAGTATTTCAAAATGCTTGTGGATGTATTTGCTCCTGAATTCCGTAGtccaaaaaatatgcatttgCGGAACTTCTATATAATTGTTCCCCCGCTG ACCCTCAATTTTGTAGAGCATTCAATCGGTTGCAAGGAGAAGCTGAATAAGAAGAACAAAAGCGGAGCAGCTTTCACTGATGATGGGTTTGCCATGG GTGTGGCTTACATTCTGAAACTTTTGGATCAGTACCAGGAGTTTGATTCTCTGCACTGGTTCCAGTCTGTTAGAGAGAAGTATGTGAAGGAAATAAGAGCAGTAGCTAAGCAACAGAACGTGCAGTCCACTAATCAAGATGAAAAACTACTACAAACTATGAACCTTACCCACAAGCGACTGGAAGTTTGTTTACAG GAATTTGAACTCCTTTATTTTTCACTGAGCAGtgcaagaatttttttcagagcagataaaactgcagcagaagaaaaccaggaaaagaaagaaaaagaag aATCTGTTAAAGCAAGCAACGGAGATCTTTCCAACCCTACGCCTGCAGATCCTGTTGTGAAATGA